A window of the Roseburia sp. 831b genome harbors these coding sequences:
- a CDS encoding N-acetylmuramoyl-L-alanine amidase, which translates to MNRLLTTRQKKKLLRNLISIVYCCFQLAIVIVAIKGATHLLGNYMKNDVVEALVGEKEISTEEKEIVENAKDDGLVVCVDAGHGGKDDGSDYRKRLEKNDNLNLALALQSYLESQGATVVMTRTDDTFLKLSERCEIANNANADYFVSLHRNKGEGCGIENWIYTGENEETQTLAENINAGLVAVGVQKDRGVKKGTQKGTNSNYYINNHSHMPSCILELGFMNSEVDNELYDEHLNDYAKAIGDAIIATYTSFGGQMQTASNDQDSNQTEGTEADTADVSTETINNPVIESVESLDATCQNWGQGSQVDEQNRPLAALFFQEKYKDYSVAFIGEGEHTIYLTFDEGYEYGQTTSILDTLKEKNVHAVFFVTEPYAKAEPELVQRMIDEGHEVGNHSVTHPADGLPSKSLEEQKEEVMGNDAYIKEQFGYQMRLFRFPAGKFSDQSLAIVNNCNYKSVFWSFAYVDYDVNNQPNQAESLQKLKDKMHPGAIYLLHAESSTNAAILGDFIDAAIAAGYEFGSL; encoded by the coding sequence GTGAATAGATTGCTTACAACAAGACAGAAGAAAAAATTATTACGAAATCTCATATCCATTGTATATTGCTGCTTTCAGTTAGCGATTGTGATTGTAGCGATAAAAGGTGCAACACATCTGCTTGGAAATTATATGAAAAACGATGTGGTAGAGGCGTTGGTGGGAGAAAAAGAGATTTCCACAGAAGAAAAAGAAATCGTGGAAAATGCAAAAGATGACGGGCTGGTTGTCTGCGTTGATGCGGGTCACGGTGGCAAGGATGATGGCTCCGATTATCGGAAAAGATTAGAAAAAAACGACAACCTGAACCTGGCACTAGCGCTGCAATCTTATCTGGAGAGTCAGGGCGCGACCGTCGTGATGACAAGGACAGACGATACCTTTTTAAAACTGTCAGAGCGCTGTGAGATTGCCAATAATGCCAATGCAGATTACTTTGTATCGCTTCACCGCAATAAGGGGGAAGGATGTGGCATTGAGAACTGGATTTATACAGGAGAGAATGAGGAGACGCAGACACTTGCCGAGAACATCAATGCAGGGCTGGTTGCAGTTGGCGTTCAAAAAGACCGTGGAGTGAAAAAGGGAACCCAAAAGGGTACGAATTCCAATTATTATATCAACAATCATTCCCATATGCCGTCCTGTATTTTAGAACTTGGATTCATGAACAGTGAGGTTGACAATGAGCTTTACGACGAGCATTTGAATGACTACGCAAAGGCAATCGGGGATGCGATTATTGCAACCTACACCAGCTTTGGTGGACAGATGCAGACTGCTTCAAATGACCAGGACTCTAATCAGACGGAGGGAACAGAAGCGGACACGGCGGATGTTTCCACGGAAACAATAAATAATCCGGTTATCGAATCCGTGGAAAGCCTGGACGCAACCTGTCAGAACTGGGGACAGGGAAGCCAGGTGGATGAACAGAACCGCCCGCTTGCGGCACTTTTTTTTCAGGAAAAATACAAAGATTACAGCGTGGCATTTATCGGGGAAGGGGAGCATACCATCTATCTGACGTTTGACGAAGGGTACGAGTATGGTCAGACGACCTCGATTTTAGATACTTTGAAGGAAAAAAATGTGCACGCTGTCTTTTTCGTGACAGAGCCTTATGCAAAGGCAGAGCCTGAATTGGTGCAAAGAATGATTGACGAAGGGCATGAAGTGGGAAATCACAGTGTAACACACCCGGCGGACGGACTTCCGTCTAAGAGCCTTGAGGAGCAAAAAGAAGAGGTTATGGGAAACGATGCCTATATCAAGGAACAGTTTGGATACCAGATGCGGCTTTTCCGTTTCCCGGCAGGAAAGTTCAGTGACCAGTCTTTGGCAATTGTCAACAACTGCAATTACAAGAGTGTGTTCTGGAGTTTTGCTTATGTAGACTATGATGTGAATAACCAGCCGAATCAGGCAGAAAGTTTGCAGAAGCTAAAAGATAAGATGCATCCGGGAGCCATCTATCTGTTACATGCGGAATCATCGACCAATGCAGCGATTTTGGGAGATTTTATCGATGCGGCGATAGCGGCGGGTTATGAATTTGGCTCACTTTGA
- a CDS encoding phospho-N-acetylmuramoyl-pentapeptide-transferase: MKFSWRAVVALVFYVLGVLGWLYVGGWMILTKPVKDIVLAQIAGNLTLMKLVAAFVQGFILLSLAGGIWCVGYMISNHFKDNNK; this comes from the coding sequence ATGAAATTTAGCTGGAGAGCAGTTGTTGCATTGGTTTTTTATGTGCTAGGTGTGCTTGGCTGGTTGTATGTAGGCGGCTGGATGATTTTGACGAAACCGGTAAAAGACATTGTTTTAGCACAGATTGCAGGTAACCTGACGCTTATGAAGCTGGTTGCTGCATTTGTACAGGGATTTATATTGTTGTCCCTTGCAGGCGGAATTTGGTGTGTTGGTTATATGATAAGCAATCATTTTAAAGACAATAATAAATAA
- the nrdG gene encoding anaerobic ribonucleoside-triphosphate reductase activating protein, producing the protein MNYAEIKYCDIANGPGVRTSLFVSGCTHHCEGCFNQMTWDFHYGEVFTKEVEDQIIESLRPDYIEGLTILGGEPLEHVNQMGLLPLVKRIRDELPQKNIWCFTGYTFEADVLERMSKMWPETMELMKRIDVLVDGKFVLELKDISLQFRGSSNQRLIDMPKTLQAGEVVLWEDKNNAHS; encoded by the coding sequence ATGAATTACGCAGAGATTAAATACTGTGACATTGCAAATGGTCCTGGAGTTCGCACCTCACTTTTCGTAAGTGGCTGTACCCACCACTGTGAGGGATGCTTTAACCAAATGACATGGGATTTCCATTATGGAGAAGTTTTTACCAAAGAGGTTGAGGATCAGATTATAGAGTCCTTAAGACCAGATTATATAGAAGGGCTTACTATCTTAGGAGGTGAGCCGTTAGAACATGTGAACCAGATGGGTCTGCTCCCACTTGTGAAGCGGATTCGTGATGAGCTGCCACAGAAGAATATCTGGTGTTTTACCGGATACACCTTTGAGGCGGATGTGTTAGAACGAATGTCCAAAATGTGGCCGGAGACAATGGAGCTTATGAAGCGAATCGATGTCCTGGTGGATGGAAAATTCGTCCTCGAATTAAAAGATATTTCCCTGCAGTTCCGAGGTTCTTCGAACCAGAGACTGATTGATATGCCAAAGACCTTACAGGCAGGAGAGGTTGTTCTGTGGGAGGATAAGAACAACGCACATTCCTGA
- a CDS encoding MarR family winged helix-turn-helix transcriptional regulator codes for MDHQNTLGHKFRIINKEIRNNMEEKKIANGDDLTPMQRWTIGFLYDHQGEKIYQRDIEELFSVSRATTSNILSLMEKKGLIERISSEQDARKKQVLLTEKSRKMMCQVEKDVREMEEKILSGMTQEEEAQFRNYLDRVIQNLGGEVDCMKQHLVVKEDM; via the coding sequence ATGGATCACCAGAATACCCTTGGTCACAAGTTTCGAATCATCAACAAAGAGATTCGCAATAATATGGAAGAAAAGAAAATCGCGAACGGGGATGATTTGACGCCAATGCAGCGTTGGACGATTGGGTTTTTATATGATCACCAGGGGGAGAAAATCTATCAGCGTGATATAGAAGAGTTGTTTTCTGTATCGAGAGCAACGACAAGCAATATTCTTTCCTTAATGGAAAAAAAGGGACTCATCGAGCGCATTTCCAGTGAACAGGATGCAAGGAAAAAGCAAGTGCTTCTGACTGAGAAGTCAAGAAAAATGATGTGTCAGGTAGAAAAAGATGTCAGAGAGATGGAAGAAAAAATACTGTCAGGCATGACGCAGGAGGAGGAGGCACAGTTTCGAAATTATTTAGACCGTGTGATTCAAAATCTTGGGGGAGAAGTGGACTGTATGAAACAACATCTTGTGGTTAAGGAAGACATGTAA
- the nrdD gene encoding anaerobic ribonucleoside-triphosphate reductase, with product MKIIKRSGVEDIFDIDKIEAAIRKANESVIDYEKLSDERIEEILSNVEKACENMKRSPSVEEIQDMVENQLMNQRAFNVARNYITYRYKRALIRKSNSTDEQILSLLECNNEEVKQENSNKNPTVNSVQRDYMAGEVSKDITKRFLLPQDIVEAHEKGIIHFHDADYFAQHMHNCCLVNLEDMLQNGTVISETMIDRPRSFSTACNIATQAIAQIASSQYGGQSISLAHLAPFVQVSREKFRAAVRKEFETAGIELDEEKINEVAELRVKEEINRGVQMIQYQVITLMTTNGQAPFITVFMYLNEVKDEQTKADLAAIIEEMLHQRIKGVKNEKGVYITPAFPKLIYVLEEDNIKEGTKYWELTKLAAECTAKRMVPDYISEKIMKKLKQGNCYTCMGCRSFLTVYKDENDKFKFYGRFNQGVVTLNLVDVACSSGKDMDKFWELLDERLELCHRALMARHNRLKGTPSDVAPILWQNGALARLKKGETIDKLLYGGYSTISLGYAGLCECTRYMKGVSHTDPEGTPFALEVMHKLNDACEKWKKEHNIDFSLYGTPLESTTYKFAKCLQKRFGRIPGVTDKNYITNSYHVHVTEEMNAFDKLKFESQFQELSPGGAISYVEVPNMQNNLDAVLSVMQYIYDNIMYAELNTKSDYCQECGYTGEIQIVTDTDGKLIWECPNCGNRDQNKMSVARRTCGYIGTQFWNQGRTQEIKERVLHL from the coding sequence ATGAAAATTATTAAGCGAAGTGGTGTAGAAGATATTTTTGATATCGATAAAATTGAGGCTGCAATTCGCAAGGCAAATGAAAGTGTCATTGATTACGAAAAGTTAAGTGATGAGAGAATCGAGGAGATTCTTTCTAACGTAGAGAAAGCATGCGAGAATATGAAACGTTCTCCAAGTGTGGAAGAGATTCAGGATATGGTGGAAAACCAGTTGATGAACCAGCGTGCTTTTAACGTAGCCAGAAATTATATCACCTATCGCTATAAGAGAGCTCTGATTCGTAAATCAAACTCAACAGATGAACAGATTTTAAGTCTGTTAGAGTGTAACAATGAGGAAGTAAAACAGGAGAATTCCAATAAGAACCCGACGGTCAACAGCGTACAAAGAGATTACATGGCGGGCGAGGTAAGTAAGGATATCACAAAGAGATTCTTATTACCACAAGATATTGTGGAGGCGCATGAAAAAGGAATCATCCATTTCCATGATGCAGATTATTTCGCACAGCACATGCATAACTGCTGCCTGGTAAACCTTGAGGACATGCTTCAGAACGGAACTGTCATCAGCGAGACCATGATTGACCGTCCAAGAAGCTTTTCTACGGCATGTAACATTGCCACACAGGCAATTGCACAGATTGCAAGTTCCCAGTATGGCGGACAGAGTATCTCACTTGCACATTTAGCACCATTTGTACAGGTGAGCCGTGAAAAATTCCGTGCTGCAGTCCGTAAAGAATTTGAAACAGCAGGAATTGAACTGGATGAAGAAAAGATTAATGAAGTTGCAGAACTTCGTGTCAAAGAAGAAATCAATCGTGGTGTCCAGATGATTCAGTACCAGGTTATCACATTGATGACGACAAATGGACAGGCTCCTTTTATCACGGTCTTTATGTACTTAAATGAAGTAAAAGACGAGCAGACCAAGGCCGATTTGGCAGCAATCATTGAGGAAATGCTTCACCAGAGAATCAAAGGTGTAAAGAATGAAAAAGGTGTTTACATTACACCTGCCTTCCCAAAACTGATTTATGTGTTAGAGGAAGATAACATCAAAGAGGGAACAAAATACTGGGAGTTAACCAAATTAGCAGCAGAGTGTACGGCAAAGAGAATGGTTCCGGATTACATTTCCGAGAAGATTATGAAAAAATTAAAACAGGGTAACTGCTACACCTGTATGGGATGCCGTTCTTTCTTAACGGTATACAAGGATGAGAATGATAAATTCAAGTTCTACGGAAGATTCAACCAGGGTGTTGTAACGTTGAACTTAGTAGACGTTGCCTGCTCTTCTGGAAAAGACATGGATAAGTTCTGGGAACTTTTAGATGAGAGATTAGAGTTGTGCCATCGTGCCTTGATGGCAAGACACAATCGTTTGAAAGGAACTCCATCCGATGTTGCTCCAATTCTTTGGCAGAACGGTGCATTAGCACGTCTGAAAAAAGGAGAGACCATCGATAAGTTGTTATATGGCGGATATTCTACTATTTCACTAGGATATGCGGGACTTTGTGAATGTACCCGTTATATGAAGGGAGTTTCCCACACAGATCCAGAGGGAACACCATTTGCATTAGAGGTTATGCATAAGTTAAACGATGCTTGTGAGAAGTGGAAAAAAGAGCATAATATCGACTTTAGTTTATACGGAACACCATTAGAGTCCACCACATACAAATTTGCAAAATGTTTGCAGAAACGTTTTGGCAGAATTCCAGGTGTTACAGACAAGAACTATATCACAAACAGCTATCATGTTCACGTTACAGAGGAAATGAATGCATTCGATAAATTAAAATTCGAATCCCAGTTCCAGGAGTTATCGCCAGGTGGTGCCATCAGTTATGTAGAAGTTCCAAACATGCAGAACAATCTGGATGCGGTACTTTCTGTTATGCAGTATATCTACGATAACATCATGTATGCAGAGCTTAACACCAAGAGTGATTACTGTCAGGAATGTGGCTATACCGGAGAGATTCAGATTGTCACCGATACCGATGGAAAATTAATCTGGGAATGCCCGAACTGCGGAAACCGTGATCAGAATAAGATGAGTGTTGCAAGAAGAACCTGCGGTTACATTGGAACACAGTTCTGGAACCAGGGTAGAACACAGGAAATCAAAGAACGAGTTTTACATTTATAA
- a CDS encoding Cof-type HAD-IIB family hydrolase → MSQRKIAFFDIDGTITSEKDGSIPDSAVLAIRQARENGHLMFINTGRCFQNVEPRFREIGFDGYVCGCGTNIYYHGEELLYVNQTHEVVSELLEAARRTDVDICFESREEVIFDTSRPIHHPDAKKQYYEFKERHYDMSHDPEADDFICDKFVIWYEKEEQLIEFKKTSDRYFDCIDRGGTFREFVPHHYSKATGIEFLLTHFALKLENAYAFGDSNNDLPMLGFVPHSVAMGNAMPESLKERVSYVTTKASEDGIQKALEHFGFFA, encoded by the coding sequence ATGTCACAAAGAAAAATAGCATTTTTTGATATAGATGGAACCATTACATCTGAGAAGGACGGTTCGATACCGGACAGCGCTGTTCTTGCAATCAGACAGGCGAGAGAGAACGGACATTTGATGTTTATCAACACAGGCCGCTGTTTTCAGAATGTGGAGCCACGTTTCAGGGAAATTGGCTTTGATGGGTATGTGTGTGGCTGTGGCACAAATATTTATTATCATGGAGAAGAACTACTTTATGTAAACCAAACACATGAAGTAGTAAGTGAACTTTTAGAGGCAGCACGAAGGACGGACGTCGATATCTGTTTTGAGTCAAGAGAAGAGGTTATTTTCGATACCAGCAGACCGATTCATCATCCAGACGCAAAGAAACAGTACTATGAATTTAAGGAACGCCATTATGATATGTCACATGATCCGGAAGCGGATGATTTTATCTGTGATAAGTTTGTAATTTGGTATGAAAAGGAAGAACAGCTTATCGAGTTTAAAAAGACCAGTGACCGCTATTTTGACTGTATCGACCGCGGTGGAACTTTCCGGGAATTTGTTCCACATCACTATTCAAAGGCGACCGGAATCGAGTTCCTCTTAACGCATTTTGCATTAAAATTAGAAAATGCCTATGCATTTGGGGACAGCAATAACGATTTGCCAATGCTTGGCTTTGTCCCACACAGCGTCGCAATGGGAAATGCAATGCCAGAGTCCTTAAAAGAGCGGGTATCCTACGTGACAACAAAAGCGAGCGAGGATGGAATCCAGAAAGCACTAGAGCATTTCGGATTTTTCGCATAA
- a CDS encoding ABC transporter ATP-binding protein gives MLKTLGAQIKEFKKDSLLTPVFMVAEVIMETIIPLMMASIIDKGVNAGDIHHIYKMGIYMVIAACFSLLFGILGGKYGARASTGFARNLRKAMYENIQTFSFSNIDKYSTAGLVTRLTTDVTNVQMAYQMILRMCVRAPISLICAMCMSFFINARIACIYLIAVIVLGLFLAFITTKAYKYFSQVFPKYDDLNASVQENVSAIRVVKAYVREKYEKKRFTAASENIYKMFVKAESVVVWNNPAMFLTVYACIILISWFGAKMIVAGSLSTGELMSLLTYCMNIMMSLMFLSMVFVMLTMSMASAERIVEIIEEKSDLSNPKHPVYEIADGSIEFDHVFFQYNKTAEKPVLSDINLTIHPGETIGIIGGTGSSKTSFVNLISRLYDVTAGSVKVGGIDVRNYDMDTLRNEVSVVLQNNVLFSGSILDNLRWGNKNATEEECKRACEAACADEFIERFPDKYNTHIEQGGTNISGGQKQRLCIARALLKNPKILILDDSTSAVDTATDARIREAFAKEIPGTTKLIIAQRISSVQNADRIIVLDDGVISGFDTHEALLKTNEIYRDVYESQTKGGGDFDEGGAA, from the coding sequence ATGTTAAAAACTTTAGGAGCTCAAATTAAGGAATTCAAAAAGGATTCCCTTCTTACTCCCGTTTTCATGGTAGCAGAGGTTATCATGGAGACAATCATTCCGCTTATGATGGCATCCATCATCGACAAAGGTGTCAATGCCGGCGATATCCATCACATCTATAAGATGGGAATTTATATGGTAATTGCCGCATGCTTTAGTCTGTTGTTTGGTATCTTAGGCGGAAAATACGGTGCGCGTGCTTCAACCGGATTTGCGCGCAACTTAAGAAAAGCGATGTATGAAAACATCCAGACTTTTTCTTTTTCCAATATTGATAAGTACAGCACGGCTGGTCTTGTTACCCGTCTTACGACAGACGTCACCAACGTCCAGATGGCATACCAGATGATTTTGCGTATGTGTGTACGTGCCCCAATCAGTCTGATTTGTGCAATGTGCATGTCCTTTTTCATCAATGCAAGAATTGCCTGCATCTATCTAATTGCCGTTATCGTGTTAGGACTTTTCCTTGCATTTATTACGACAAAGGCTTACAAATACTTTTCCCAGGTATTTCCAAAATACGATGACTTAAATGCCTCTGTTCAGGAAAATGTATCTGCGATTCGTGTAGTAAAAGCTTATGTGCGTGAAAAATATGAGAAAAAACGTTTTACCGCTGCAAGTGAGAACATCTACAAAATGTTTGTCAAAGCAGAAAGTGTTGTTGTCTGGAACAACCCTGCCATGTTTTTAACCGTTTATGCCTGCATTATCTTAATCAGCTGGTTCGGTGCAAAAATGATTGTGGCCGGCTCCCTTTCCACCGGTGAACTGATGAGTCTTCTTACCTATTGTATGAACATCATGATGAGTCTGATGTTCCTTTCCATGGTATTCGTTATGTTAACCATGAGTATGGCAAGTGCCGAGCGTATTGTAGAAATCATCGAAGAAAAAAGTGATCTTTCCAACCCAAAACATCCAGTCTATGAGATTGCAGACGGAAGCATTGAATTCGACCACGTTTTCTTCCAATATAATAAGACTGCAGAAAAACCGGTTCTTTCCGATATTAACCTTACCATTCACCCAGGTGAAACCATTGGTATCATCGGCGGTACCGGAAGTTCTAAGACTTCGTTTGTCAACTTAATCAGCCGTCTTTACGATGTGACAGCAGGATCTGTAAAAGTCGGCGGCATCGATGTCCGCAACTACGATATGGACACTCTTCGTAATGAGGTTTCCGTCGTACTGCAGAACAATGTTCTCTTCTCCGGCTCTATCTTAGATAATCTCCGCTGGGGAAATAAGAATGCGACCGAGGAAGAATGCAAGCGTGCCTGCGAGGCTGCCTGCGCAGATGAATTTATTGAACGTTTTCCTGACAAATACAACACCCACATTGAGCAGGGTGGAACAAACATATCCGGCGGTCAGAAACAGCGGCTTTGTATCGCAAGAGCACTTTTAAAGAATCCTAAGATTTTAATCTTAGACGACAGCACTAGTGCGGTGGATACCGCTACCGATGCAAGAATCCGCGAGGCCTTTGCCAAAGAGATTCCGGGTACAACCAAATTAATCATTGCCCAGAGAATTTCCTCTGTGCAGAATGCAGACCGTATCATTGTCCTTGATGATGGTGTCATCAGCGGCTTTGACACACATGAAGCATTATTAAAAACAAACGAAATTTACCGCGATGTCTATGAGTCCCAGACAAAAGGCGGCGGTGACTTTGATGAAGGAGGTGCTGCATAA